A region of the Streptomyces durocortorensis genome:
GAGCTGACCGAGGCCGTCGAGGACGGCCGGCGCGTGCATGTGATGTGCCGGGTCGGCGGGCGGTCGGCCCAGGTCACCCAGTACCTGACCCAGCAGGGCATCGACGCGGTGAACATCGACGGCGGCATGCAGGCGTGGGACGGCGCCGGGCGCCCCATGGTCACGGACAACGGGACGCCGGCCTTCGTCCTCTGAGCGCTGCGGGGCCCGGGGCGAGCGGTCAGCCGAGCGGGTGGGCTGCCAACAGGTCCCCCAGGGCCTCTTCGTGGGCCGCGGCGGGGCCGAGGGAGAGTTCGATCTGCTTCGCCCAGGCGTGGAAGCGGTGCAGGGGGTAGTCGGTGTCCGCACCGAAGCCGCCGTGCAGATGCTGCGCGCTCTGCACGACGCGACGGACTCCGTCGGAGGCCCAGATCTTCGCCACCGCGATGTCTCCCGCAGCGGGCAACGGACCCCCGGCGTCGGTGGAGATCCGCCAGGCGGCCTGCCAGAGCGTCGCCTCCATCGCCCGCAGATCGATGTACCGGTCGGCGGCCTGCACCGCCACCGCTTGGAATGTGGCGACCGGGAACCCGAACTGCTCACGCTTGCCGGTGTATTCGGCGGTCATCTCCAGCACCCGCTCGCCCAGCCCGAGGGCCAGCGCGCAGGTGCCCGTGGTGAGCAGCGACCGTAGCCAGTCCCAGCATCCCGGGGCGTCGATCAGCTCACGGGCCTCGATGCGCACGGCGTCGAGCCGGACTTCGGCCAGCCGTTCGCCGCTGGTGGAGACCTGTTCCGCCAGGGTGACGCCGTCACGGGTGCGGTGCACGAGGGCCAGGACCGCGCCGCCCTCGGCGGTGTGGGCGGGCACGGCGATCCAGTCGGCCACCTGGGCCCAGGGAACCGCGGACTGCATCCCGTCGAGCACCCAGCCGGAGTCTCCTGGCGGCGTCTCGTTCTCTCCGTACGGCCGTGCGACGACGGCGAGTTCGGCAGGGTCGTGGCCGCTGCGCCCGTTGGCCCCGGCGGTCAGGATCAGCTCGCCCCTGGCGGCCCGGGGCAGCAACTCCGCCGCGAGGGTGCTCTCCCCGTACCGCTGGATCGTCATCGCGACCGCACAGCTCTCCAGCAGCGGCACCCGGGCCAACACCTTGGCCGACTCCCGCAGGACCAGGCAGAGCGTGATCGGGCCGAGCCCCGCGCCGCCGTGGTGCGGCGACAGAGTGAGCCCGAGCAGATCCGTACGCGCCAGCTCCTGCCACAGCTGCCGGTCGATGTCCTCCGCCACGGCGCCCGGTGTCAGGGCGGGGCTGGGCACCCGGTCGGGTGCGACGCCCGAGAAGACGGCCCTGGCCGCCTCGACGGCTGCCTGCTGTTCCTC
Encoded here:
- a CDS encoding acyl-CoA dehydrogenase family protein codes for the protein MDFTFTEEQQAAVEAARAVFSGVAPDRVPSPALTPGAVAEDIDRQLWQELARTDLLGLTLSPHHGGAGLGPITLCLVLRESAKVLARVPLLESCAVAMTIQRYGESTLAAELLPRAARGELILTAGANGRSGHDPAELAVVARPYGENETPPGDSGWVLDGMQSAVPWAQVADWIAVPAHTAEGGAVLALVHRTRDGVTLAEQVSTSGERLAEVRLDAVRIEARELIDAPGCWDWLRSLLTTGTCALALGLGERVLEMTAEYTGKREQFGFPVATFQAVAVQAADRYIDLRAMEATLWQAAWRISTDAGGPLPAAGDIAVAKIWASDGVRRVVQSAQHLHGGFGADTDYPLHRFHAWAKQIELSLGPAAAHEEALGDLLAAHPLG
- a CDS encoding rhodanese-like domain-containing protein; translation: MNFAPLPSVNAAEVPSDGFVLDVRENDEWAAGHVEGALHIPMSDFVGRFGELTEAVEDGRRVHVMCRVGGRSAQVTQYLTQQGIDAVNIDGGMQAWDGAGRPMVTDNGTPAFVL